One window of the Ignavibacteriales bacterium genome contains the following:
- a CDS encoding VWA domain-containing protein gives MKYLLALIFLVVTSTNLFSNQIPQNIITKNNSIQLALLLDTSNSMDGLIDQAKSQLWKIVNELATTKKDRHPVDLYVALYEYGKDAIPSQEGHLRNIVPFTQDLDKISDELFKLKTNGGEEFCGKVILNAVNNLQWNKSNDELKIIFIAGNEPFTQGDIDYKKACKEAVKNGIVVNTIFCGNYDEGIQTMWKDGADISDGKYMNIDQNAEIVHIDAPQDHEIVKLGQELNKTYIAFGNFGKEKKELQAEQDANSIGLSNEVMVQRSVTKSGGQYKKFYLGFS, from the coding sequence ATGAAATATTTATTAGCTTTGATTTTTTTAGTTGTCACATCAACTAATCTGTTTTCAAATCAAATTCCTCAAAATATAATTACGAAAAATAATTCCATTCAACTTGCTTTGTTATTAGATACGAGCAACAGTATGGATGGTTTGATTGATCAGGCAAAAAGCCAATTATGGAAAATTGTAAATGAACTTGCTACAACAAAAAAGGATCGGCATCCGGTTGATCTTTACGTGGCGCTTTATGAATACGGAAAAGATGCAATCCCTTCACAAGAAGGGCATTTAAGAAACATCGTACCTTTCACTCAAGATCTTGATAAAATCTCCGATGAGCTGTTCAAACTTAAAACTAATGGTGGTGAAGAATTTTGTGGAAAAGTTATTCTTAATGCGGTTAACAATCTACAGTGGAACAAATCTAACGACGAACTTAAAATAATTTTTATCGCAGGTAACGAACCGTTCACACAGGGAGACATCGATTATAAGAAAGCTTGTAAAGAAGCTGTAAAAAATGGAATCGTGGTAAATACAATATTCTGTGGGAATTATGATGAGGGTATCCAGACAATGTGGAAAGATGGTGCGGATATCTCCGATGGAAAATATATGAATATTGATCAGAATGCTGAAATAGTACACATTGATGCACCACAAGATCATGAGATTGTAAAGCTTGGCCAAGAATTAAATAAAACTTACATAGCTTTTGGAAATTTTGGAAAAGAGAAAAAAGAACTGCAAGCTGAACAAGATGCAAACTCAATTGGCTTAAGCAATGAAGTTATGGTTCAACGATCAGTTACAAAGTCCGGAGGACAGTATAAAAAATTCTACCTGGGATTTAGTTGA
- a CDS encoding M15 family metallopeptidase produces MLIFFIVLSYQFYSQNIPDGFVEIREVIPDIILDLRYLTNHNFLGVPVDGYISEKCYITQTAADSISRVQAELKKFNLSLKIYDAYRPQKAVDHFVRWAKDLSDTLTKKEFYPTVNKSNLFIDGYIAEKSGHSRGSTIDLTIVPIPISEQPEYDVNEQCECYKSVEERFKDNSIDMGTGFDCFNQLSHSENPDIDPQQRANRLLLRSLMDKYGFNNLAEEWWHFTLRNEPFPKTYFDFEIK; encoded by the coding sequence ATTCTAATATTTTTTATTGTTTTATCATATCAGTTTTATTCCCAGAATATTCCTGATGGATTTGTTGAAATCCGCGAAGTAATTCCGGATATAATTTTAGATCTTCGCTATTTAACAAATCATAATTTTCTCGGAGTTCCTGTTGATGGATATATAAGTGAAAAATGTTACATCACCCAAACCGCTGCTGATTCAATTTCACGAGTACAAGCTGAACTTAAAAAATTTAATTTATCTTTAAAAATTTACGATGCATATCGCCCACAAAAAGCAGTTGATCATTTTGTTAGATGGGCAAAAGATTTATCCGACACTCTTACAAAAAAAGAATTTTATCCAACTGTTAATAAAAGTAATTTATTTATCGATGGATATATTGCAGAAAAATCCGGGCACAGCCGAGGTAGTACAATCGATTTGACAATTGTTCCTATTCCCATTTCAGAGCAACCTGAATATGATGTTAATGAGCAATGCGAATGTTATAAATCTGTAGAAGAAAGATTTAAAGATAACAGCATTGATATGGGAACAGGTTTTGATTGTTTTAATCAATTATCACATTCAGAGAATCCAGACATCGATCCACAGCAAAGGGCAAATAGACTTTTACTAAGAAGTTTGATGGACAAATATGGATTTAATAATCTTGCCGAAGAATGGTGGCATTTTACTTTAAGAAATGAGCCATTTCCAAAAACTTATTTTGATTTTGAAATCAAATAG
- a CDS encoding NapC/NirT family cytochrome c, producing the protein MKKEVFPKHVYNPITMFGAAIAALSFGLIIFLFVLDFFGSEENTYMGILTYIIIPSFLIVGLLLIAYGYLRERKRERQGLIREKRLPVIDLNDPKKRAMFVTFSVGTIVLMLFSAFGSFKAYEYTETDEFCGTVCHNVMEPEYTAYLDSPHSRVGCVGCHIGSGTSWYVKSKFSGAYQVYSVLFDKFSRPIETPVKELRPAVGTCEQCHTPSHFFNEKKVDYSYFISDEQNTKSNISMLIKIGGGKSELGAIEGIHWHINPDNIITYIHTDERRLEIPWVKVKSKDGKEIIFRNKNSKFDDKNFKKENLRTMDCIDCHNRPSHIYHQPDKMVNEMLSNNKIDQTLPFIKSLAVEVLEDKYVTKQQAFESIPQQVNSFYISNYPDIYKTKRVNINSAIEIVKKIYARNYFPYMNADWKHFPDNISHVYTPGCFRCHDGNHVSDDGKVISNDCNSCHKIISQTDNLGKTRVDLNGLKFQHPVDLGESIEDHLCTDCHWKTE; encoded by the coding sequence GTGTTCCCAAAACATGTTTATAATCCAATAACAATGTTTGGTGCTGCGATAGCGGCATTAAGTTTTGGATTAATTATTTTTCTTTTCGTATTGGATTTCTTCGGCTCAGAAGAAAATACCTATATGGGGATTCTTACCTACATAATAATTCCCTCTTTCCTGATAGTAGGTCTATTACTTATCGCTTATGGATATTTACGAGAACGAAAAAGGGAACGTCAAGGTCTCATTCGCGAAAAAAGGCTGCCGGTAATTGATTTAAACGATCCTAAAAAGCGAGCGATGTTCGTTACTTTTTCTGTTGGGACAATCGTTTTGATGTTGTTCTCCGCATTCGGAAGTTTTAAAGCTTATGAGTACACCGAAACAGACGAGTTTTGCGGAACAGTTTGTCATAATGTCATGGAACCAGAATACACTGCATACCTGGATTCTCCGCATTCGCGCGTAGGTTGTGTTGGCTGCCATATTGGTTCTGGCACAAGCTGGTATGTTAAATCAAAATTTTCTGGTGCTTATCAGGTGTATTCTGTTTTGTTTGATAAATTTTCGCGACCGATAGAAACGCCTGTAAAAGAGCTTCGCCCTGCAGTAGGCACTTGCGAACAATGTCATACTCCCTCACATTTTTTTAATGAAAAAAAAGTTGATTACAGTTATTTCATATCTGATGAGCAGAATACCAAATCAAATATAAGCATGCTTATTAAGATTGGTGGTGGGAAAAGTGAGCTTGGAGCGATTGAAGGAATACATTGGCATATTAATCCGGATAATATTATTACTTATATCCATACAGATGAGCGACGATTAGAAATTCCTTGGGTTAAAGTAAAATCTAAAGATGGAAAAGAAATAATATTTAGAAATAAAAACTCTAAGTTTGATGATAAAAATTTTAAAAAAGAAAATCTTAGAACAATGGATTGTATTGATTGTCACAATCGTCCATCCCATATTTATCATCAACCGGATAAAATGGTAAATGAAATGTTATCCAATAATAAGATAGATCAAACATTACCTTTTATAAAAAGTCTTGCAGTAGAAGTTTTAGAAGACAAATATGTTACTAAGCAGCAGGCATTTGAAAGCATCCCGCAACAGGTAAACAGTTTTTATATTTCCAATTACCCGGATATCTATAAAACTAAAAGAGTTAATATTAATTCCGCTATAGAAATAGTGAAAAAGATTTATGCGAGAAATTACTTTCCTTATATGAACGCAGATTGGAAACATTTTCCTGACAATATTTCGCATGTTTATACTCCTGGTTGTTTCCGATGTCACGATGGCAATCACGTTAGCGATGACGGAAAAGTAATTTCAAATGATTGCAATAGTTGTCATAAAATAATTTCTCAAACCGATAATCTAGGTAAAACGAGAGTTGACCTTAACGGATTAAAATTCCAGCATCCAGTTGATCTTGGAGAATCTATTGAAGATCATCTTTGCACAGACTGCCACTGGAAAACTGAATAA